A genomic region of Leptospira mtsangambouensis contains the following coding sequences:
- a CDS encoding SH3 domain-containing protein, which translates to MKIQISILSIILTSTFSQILPCEPFDPVFLKPTDTSREDKDFFSFKQKLEKAIQDKDIKFIESIVDPQISFDFSEDGMGKTKFFKYWNLDKNPKKSDFWNVFSQTVNLGFAYKDNIWSAPFLFTQTPESVDSYSFSLITGNTVNIRNKPSKKGAVLTQLSWEFVKNEYDETLKPDPNEPCNWNKVCISDGQVGYVCEQYVRSPMDHRVGFSKKNKNWKMIFFIQGGD; encoded by the coding sequence ATGAAAATTCAAATTTCCATTCTATCCATCATCCTCACCTCGACTTTTTCTCAAATTTTACCTTGCGAACCTTTTGATCCGGTTTTTCTAAAACCAACGGATACATCGAGAGAAGATAAAGATTTTTTTTCCTTCAAACAAAAGTTAGAAAAAGCAATCCAAGACAAAGATATAAAGTTTATAGAATCCATTGTGGACCCACAAATTTCTTTTGATTTTTCTGAAGATGGAATGGGAAAAACAAAATTTTTTAAGTATTGGAATTTGGATAAAAATCCAAAAAAATCCGATTTTTGGAACGTTTTTTCGCAAACCGTCAATCTTGGTTTTGCTTATAAAGATAATATTTGGTCAGCTCCATTTTTGTTTACTCAAACTCCAGAATCTGTTGATTCATATAGTTTTTCGCTCATCACAGGAAACACTGTCAATATTCGGAACAAACCATCCAAAAAGGGTGCAGTCCTAACACAGCTTAGCTGGGAGTTTGTTAAAAACGAATATGATGAAACACTAAAACCTGATCCGAACGAACCCTGCAATTGGAATAAGGTTTGCATTTCCGACGGACAAGTTGGATATGTTTGTGAACAATACGTAAGAAGCCCCATGGACCATCGTGTTGGTTTTTCAAAGAAAAACAAAAACTGGAAAATGATTTTTTTTATCCAAGGTGGAGACTAA
- a CDS encoding TolC family protein, whose translation MRKSNCNLFYSIVCIFLTCCFVCLPILAKEKSKKEFTFDEAIRFALQNNKQVAIAKYEIEYSKADRITAGLRPNPFLNIVADVLPYNPTSKEFDPNRNQYGVSFGFIYETENKREERINVANKRLKMEELIYLESLRKISLGTGNLFIATLAARERYLLAEENHKNLVNIVEINKIRFKKEDISKLELLRSEVAQDQYAVAKVSAQVDYLKLKNELIVVLGLNPSEMDIILSGNLDSLKQLPTIDSDRLLKLATEGRPDYLALANAEDVALANFKLQKAIAVPNVSILFDSLVQQDQFMYGMSANLELPVFSRNQGEIAKSQSARKQAALFREELYLNLAKEMAITEEELKVRFDALEQMRQISLLKSQQAVKIVELAYKGGGSTLLEFLDTTRSYNETRLKYIDALVEYERALLNLKYIAGFDYAPN comes from the coding sequence ATGCGCAAATCTAATTGTAATTTATTTTATTCAATTGTTTGTATTTTTTTAACTTGTTGTTTTGTTTGTTTACCAATTCTAGCGAAAGAAAAATCGAAAAAAGAATTCACATTCGATGAAGCCATCCGTTTTGCACTTCAAAACAACAAACAAGTGGCAATAGCAAAATACGAAATTGAATACAGCAAAGCAGATAGAATTACCGCGGGGCTTCGCCCTAATCCTTTTTTGAATATTGTTGCAGATGTTTTACCTTACAACCCTACCTCAAAAGAATTTGACCCTAATAGAAATCAATATGGTGTAAGTTTTGGCTTTATTTATGAAACAGAAAACAAACGAGAGGAAAGGATCAATGTTGCAAACAAACGATTAAAAATGGAGGAACTCATTTATTTAGAATCGCTCCGCAAAATATCTTTGGGTACAGGAAATTTGTTTATCGCTACTCTTGCAGCTAGAGAAAGATATCTACTGGCAGAAGAAAATCATAAAAACCTCGTCAATATTGTAGAAATTAACAAAATAAGATTTAAAAAAGAGGACATATCTAAATTAGAATTACTAAGATCGGAAGTAGCCCAAGATCAATATGCAGTTGCAAAAGTATCTGCCCAAGTTGATTATTTAAAACTAAAAAATGAACTCATTGTTGTTTTAGGTTTAAATCCAAGTGAGATGGATATTATCCTATCTGGAAATTTAGATTCTTTAAAACAATTACCTACAATTGATTCAGATCGATTATTAAAACTAGCTACAGAAGGAAGACCTGACTATTTAGCCCTTGCAAATGCTGAAGATGTTGCTTTAGCGAATTTCAAACTACAGAAAGCAATTGCAGTCCCCAATGTCAGTATACTATTTGATTCGCTCGTCCAACAAGATCAATTTATGTATGGAATGTCCGCTAATTTAGAATTGCCTGTCTTTTCCAGAAACCAAGGTGAAATTGCCAAAAGCCAATCTGCCAGAAAACAAGCTGCGTTGTTCCGCGAAGAATTATATTTGAACTTAGCCAAAGAAATGGCAATTACCGAAGAGGAATTAAAAGTTAGGTTTGATGCTCTTGAACAAATGCGTCAGATATCTTTACTAAAGTCACAACAAGCTGTCAAAATTGTAGAACTAGCATATAAAGGTGGTGGATCCACCTTACTTGAGTTTTTAGATACGACAAGATCCTATAACGAAACGAGATTAAAATACATTGATGCTTTAGTAGAATATGAAAGAGCATTATTAAATTTAAAGTACATTGCCGGTTTTGATTACGCACCGAATTGA
- a CDS encoding efflux RND transporter permease subunit, with protein MGFIRFSLKNSPIVLFCFLMISAFGIYSVTHLKIDAYPDVSDTEVIVITKFDGRASSEVEKLVSIPLERALTGIPGLTTTRSQSIFGLSVIRLTFKDHTDEYFARNQVNERLKSIQLPEGTEVPELGPLTSPVGEILRYAVEGDGMPTMELRSIQDWELAPRLQQIQGVADVITFGGDIKEYQIEINPINQDKYNVFLRDLVLAIEENNANTGGNIFKHGNQAIPVRALGAIENEKDIENIIVTEKKDIPIYVKDIGKVRVIPHPPKGILGYRLKSGKEINSGVQGIIMMRKGENPTEVLRLVKDRIKNLEGFLKNKGVRLRILYDREELVSNTLKTVVRTMMEGITIVMIVLIFLLGNYRVALAVAVTIPFSLLFSFCLMHLIEIPANLLSLGAIDFGIIVDSSIVIIEGIITTIAISSLSKKKLSLDEIILRSSDHTEKEVFFSIAVILCAYLPIFLFERVEGKLFKPMAFGLAFTLIGALLFSLTVLPVIFSRFFNEEHRRQTKELFILTQARAYFLQFLHFFLDHSKKISIRIYIVVATLLFFVFIGLGTEFLPELDEGAINFRCKLPTGIHLDRTANVANLLRETVGEFPEAKVIITQSGRNDDGTDPFGPNRIEGLITLEDYSKWKTVGSKSEMIERIKEKFERIVPGAKFSFSQPILDNVAEAVTGSAADLSIQLSGRDVSVLWQKATEIESALEKIHGVSAIGIEQEGPNTELVISIDREAAARAGINFSDIQDITEIAVGGKEISKLYLDNHIYNITVRYPEEYRTSVNSIGNINIKSKYESKYPLSSVAKLELKEMPAKIARKNGNRMVSVWINIEGRDQGGFVNEAKKIVANQIKLPADVEIEWGGQFENLTRASKRLMVAVPLTFAIILFILYLMFHNISDSLLVMSSIPVAALGGLSFLLIRGMHFNVSSGVGLISLFGISIMGGVLFVSNFNHEKENSPIKTEEDLKKLISHVSEIQFRPRFLTLTTAIIGLLPAMLTNEIGSDIQRPMATVIVGGLLFTLIIGNFTIPLLCYLSEQRKLRHAQI; from the coding sequence ATGGGATTTATTCGTTTTTCTCTTAAAAATTCACCAATCGTATTATTTTGTTTTTTAATGATATCTGCTTTTGGGATTTATTCAGTAACACATTTAAAAATTGATGCTTATCCAGATGTATCCGATACAGAAGTTATTGTAATTACAAAGTTTGATGGCCGCGCCTCTTCCGAAGTTGAGAAATTAGTATCTATCCCCTTGGAACGCGCGTTAACTGGTATTCCTGGATTAACAACTACTAGGTCACAAAGTATTTTTGGATTGTCTGTGATTCGTTTGACATTTAAAGACCACACCGATGAATATTTTGCAAGAAACCAAGTCAATGAACGATTAAAATCCATTCAATTGCCAGAGGGAACGGAAGTTCCTGAACTTGGACCATTAACTTCTCCTGTCGGGGAAATTCTCAGGTATGCTGTTGAAGGTGACGGAATGCCCACGATGGAGTTACGAAGCATTCAAGATTGGGAGCTGGCACCTCGGCTCCAACAAATCCAAGGTGTGGCTGATGTCATTACCTTCGGTGGTGATATCAAAGAATATCAAATTGAAATCAATCCAATCAATCAGGACAAATACAATGTCTTCCTAAGGGACTTGGTCTTAGCTATTGAAGAAAACAATGCAAATACAGGAGGTAACATTTTTAAACATGGAAACCAAGCGATACCTGTTAGGGCACTAGGTGCAATAGAAAACGAAAAAGATATTGAAAACATCATTGTTACAGAGAAAAAAGACATTCCAATTTATGTAAAAGATATCGGGAAGGTACGAGTCATTCCGCATCCTCCCAAAGGGATTTTAGGGTATCGATTAAAATCAGGCAAAGAAATCAATTCAGGTGTACAAGGCATCATCATGATGCGGAAAGGGGAAAATCCAACAGAGGTATTACGATTAGTAAAAGATAGAATTAAAAACCTGGAAGGTTTTTTAAAAAATAAAGGTGTGCGTCTTCGAATTTTATATGATAGAGAAGAACTCGTATCGAATACTTTAAAAACAGTAGTGAGAACTATGATGGAAGGAATCACAATCGTGATGATTGTTTTGATTTTTCTACTAGGTAATTATCGCGTAGCCCTAGCAGTTGCAGTCACCATTCCATTTTCTTTATTATTCTCATTTTGTTTAATGCATTTGATTGAGATTCCTGCAAATCTTCTCTCTCTAGGTGCCATCGACTTTGGTATTATTGTAGATAGTTCTATTGTGATTATAGAAGGAATCATAACAACCATTGCCATTTCTTCGTTATCAAAAAAGAAATTATCACTGGACGAAATAATCCTACGTTCTTCTGACCATACAGAAAAAGAGGTTTTTTTTTCTATCGCGGTCATCCTTTGTGCTTATCTTCCGATATTTCTTTTTGAACGAGTGGAAGGAAAACTATTTAAACCAATGGCCTTTGGTTTGGCATTCACACTCATTGGTGCTTTGTTATTTTCTCTAACGGTATTACCGGTTATTTTTTCTCGTTTTTTTAATGAAGAACATCGCCGCCAAACAAAAGAACTATTTATTCTTACGCAAGCAAGAGCTTACTTTCTTCAGTTTCTTCATTTTTTTCTAGACCACTCAAAAAAAATAAGTATTCGTATTTATATCGTTGTCGCAACACTTCTGTTTTTTGTTTTCATAGGACTTGGAACAGAGTTTTTACCAGAATTAGATGAAGGTGCAATCAATTTTCGATGCAAATTACCCACCGGAATTCATTTAGATAGGACTGCAAACGTAGCCAACTTGTTGAGAGAGACAGTTGGAGAATTTCCAGAGGCCAAGGTAATCATTACTCAATCAGGAAGGAACGATGATGGAACCGATCCATTTGGTCCCAATAGAATTGAGGGTTTGATAACCTTAGAAGATTATTCAAAATGGAAAACAGTTGGTTCAAAATCTGAAATGATCGAACGAATCAAAGAGAAGTTTGAACGTATTGTTCCCGGTGCTAAGTTTAGTTTTTCTCAACCCATTCTTGACAACGTCGCGGAAGCTGTGACAGGATCAGCGGCAGACCTATCGATCCAACTTTCAGGTAGGGACGTTTCTGTCCTTTGGCAAAAAGCAACGGAAATTGAGTCTGCTTTGGAAAAGATTCATGGTGTCTCTGCCATTGGGATCGAACAAGAGGGACCAAATACGGAACTAGTGATTTCAATTGATAGAGAAGCTGCCGCAAGGGCAGGAATCAATTTTTCTGACATCCAAGATATAACGGAAATTGCTGTTGGTGGCAAAGAGATTAGTAAACTTTACCTAGATAATCATATTTATAATATCACAGTTCGATATCCAGAAGAGTATAGAACGTCTGTGAATTCAATCGGGAATATTAATATCAAAAGTAAATATGAAAGTAAATATCCATTATCTTCTGTAGCCAAATTAGAACTGAAAGAAATGCCTGCAAAAATTGCTCGGAAAAACGGAAATCGGATGGTATCTGTTTGGATCAACATCGAAGGAAGAGACCAAGGTGGATTTGTAAACGAAGCAAAAAAAATCGTGGCAAATCAAATCAAACTACCTGCCGATGTTGAGATAGAGTGGGGAGGGCAATTCGAAAACCTAACAAGAGCAAGTAAACGTTTGATGGTTGCTGTTCCTCTTACATTTGCGATTATTTTGTTTATACTATACTTAATGTTCCACAATATTTCCGATAGTCTTTTGGTGATGTCGAGTATACCCGTTGCTGCACTTGGAGGACTTTCTTTTCTTTTGATTAGAGGAATGCACTTTAACGTATCTTCAGGTGTTGGGCTTATTTCTCTTTTCGGGATATCCATTATGGGAGGGGTTCTCTTTGTTTCTAATTTTAATCACGAAAAAGAAAATTCCCCAATTAAAACAGAAGAAGACCTTAAAAAATTAATTTCCCATGTTTCAGAGATCCAGTTCCGTCCAAGGTTTTTAACACTCACTACCGCGATCATTGGCTTACTCCCTGCCATGTTAACTAACGAAATTGGCTCCGACATACAAAGACCAATGGCGACTGTGATTGTAGGTGGTTTGTTATTTACTCTCATCATAGGAAATTTCACCATTCCCCTACTCTGTTACCTAAGTGAACAAAGAAAATTACGCCATGCGCAAATCTAA
- a CDS encoding efflux RND transporter periplasmic adaptor subunit, with amino-acid sequence MPQYLALLFLFFFSLFCHSKPEENRPRIASFHAIQDGEIIKKSEGDLPSTISLSNAEYRNLGAGLSIPVRIAVVCVSSKEASYSYHFETEEQSIIYSEYLKSKAALYGAKKSYSRLKYLVENQAAAGKELNDANVQLQQMSASMEENLNRLRMQGIPIDKLTKLKPGNILIVGDIPETKLNRVKIQSRLYIKFSAFPGERFETRIDSISDVIDPVSRTVKVLIVTKNTGNQFKPGMFGTGQVELENIEALSVPNESIILIGDNSYIFKQVDSSSFQRIQVETGIETEEYTQILSGLKINDRVVSHGSTLLKGLSFGY; translated from the coding sequence ATGCCTCAGTATCTCGCTCTTTTATTTTTGTTCTTTTTTTCCCTTTTCTGCCACTCAAAACCTGAAGAGAATCGTCCTCGTATAGCAAGTTTCCATGCAATTCAAGATGGAGAGATTATCAAAAAATCAGAAGGTGACCTTCCATCAACTATTTCTTTGTCCAACGCAGAATACCGTAACCTCGGCGCAGGGCTTTCAATTCCCGTAAGAATTGCAGTGGTTTGCGTCTCATCCAAAGAGGCAAGTTACTCCTATCACTTTGAAACAGAAGAACAGTCCATCATCTATTCCGAATACTTAAAAAGCAAAGCAGCACTTTACGGAGCAAAAAAATCTTATTCTCGTTTGAAATACCTAGTGGAAAACCAAGCGGCTGCTGGCAAAGAATTGAACGATGCCAATGTTCAGTTACAACAAATGAGTGCATCGATGGAAGAAAATTTAAATCGTCTTCGTATGCAAGGGATACCGATCGATAAATTAACAAAACTCAAACCAGGAAATATTTTGATCGTCGGAGACATCCCTGAAACAAAATTAAATCGAGTTAAAATTCAATCTAGATTATATATTAAGTTTTCTGCCTTTCCTGGTGAAAGATTTGAAACACGAATTGATTCCATATCCGATGTGATTGATCCAGTGAGTCGAACAGTCAAAGTTTTAATCGTTACAAAAAATACCGGTAACCAATTCAAACCAGGAATGTTTGGCACTGGACAAGTTGAACTAGAAAATATTGAAGCACTCTCAGTCCCAAATGAATCTATAATTTTAATCGGTGATAACAGCTATATTTTCAAACAGGTAGATTCTAGTAGCTTTCAGCGAATCCAAGTTGAAACGGGAATCGAAACAGAGGAATATACACAGATTTTATCAGGACTTAAAATTAACGATAGAGTTGTATCTCATGGATCAACATTATTAAAAGGACTAAGTTTCGGTTACTAA
- a CDS encoding MBL fold metallo-hydrolase, whose translation MRYLPFYLFLFFVFSLTQCKAFGKDPEGSHLEKIKTSTHYDESREQFVNRRPDVLEKMREKQNFFSLFFKFIFGGDKHQKPDVKLPEEKPDFAEFLKPDENIKFIWFGHSTFLVNIEGKLLFFDPVFSESAAPFSFMVKRFQDAVVKLEELPPIDYIIISHDHYDHLDMQTIEFFKSTKTKFITPLGVTSHIKEWGVSEDRLTELDWWQTLDLGKLKIVCTPAQHFSGRRGMNGNKTLWSSWTVIGEKERFYFSGDSGYDVHFKDIGDKFGPFDLTFIENGQYNPMWEAVHVLPEQTAKAHLDLRGKRLVPVHWGMFNLSLHSWYEPAESLEKQAEVYKIDLLTPKFGQIVKIREPNLMERWWKKFIQSE comes from the coding sequence TTGCGATATTTACCATTTTATCTATTTTTATTTTTTGTTTTTTCCCTTACCCAATGCAAAGCTTTCGGCAAGGACCCAGAAGGTTCCCACCTTGAGAAAATAAAAACATCCACTCATTATGACGAGAGTCGTGAACAATTTGTAAATCGTAGACCCGATGTATTAGAGAAAATGAGAGAGAAACAAAATTTCTTTTCTCTTTTTTTTAAATTTATCTTCGGTGGCGACAAACACCAAAAACCGGATGTGAAGTTACCGGAAGAAAAACCAGACTTTGCTGAGTTTTTAAAACCGGATGAAAATATAAAATTCATTTGGTTTGGGCATTCCACCTTTCTTGTGAATATAGAAGGGAAACTTTTGTTTTTTGATCCTGTGTTTTCGGAGTCTGCCGCCCCTTTTAGTTTTATGGTGAAACGATTCCAAGATGCAGTGGTAAAGTTGGAAGAACTCCCACCAATTGATTACATCATCATTTCTCATGATCATTACGACCATTTGGATATGCAAACCATAGAATTTTTTAAATCAACAAAAACAAAGTTCATCACACCACTTGGTGTTACTTCGCATATAAAAGAGTGGGGTGTTTCCGAAGATCGCCTAACGGAGTTAGACTGGTGGCAGACCTTGGATCTGGGAAAACTAAAAATTGTTTGTACACCTGCCCAACATTTTTCGGGAAGGCGAGGAATGAATGGAAATAAAACTTTATGGTCTTCATGGACTGTGATTGGTGAAAAAGAAAGATTCTATTTCAGCGGTGACTCCGGATATGATGTACATTTCAAAGACATTGGAGATAAATTTGGACCATTTGATTTAACATTCATCGAAAATGGACAATACAATCCAATGTGGGAAGCGGTCCATGTATTGCCGGAACAAACAGCCAAAGCACATTTGGATTTAAGAGGGAAACGACTTGTGCCAGTCCATTGGGGGATGTTCAATTTGTCTTTGCACAGTTGGTATGAACCGGCTGAATCATTAGAAAAACAGGCAGAGGTTTATAAAATTGATCTCCTAACACCCAAATTTGGGCAAATTGTGAAAATTCGTGAACCCAACCTAATGGAGCGTTGGTGGAAAAAATTCATCCAATCGGAATGA